Part of the Lolium rigidum isolate FL_2022 chromosome 6, APGP_CSIRO_Lrig_0.1, whole genome shotgun sequence genome, ATACACGTCAATACTAAGACGCTCAAACAATACATGGCAAAGGATTTCTGTGCAAATTTTAGAAGGTAGCTCTTTTGTTTCGTAGGATACAAAAAGTGTAACAAGggaaataataaatgaatgagatgTCATGTCTAATTAAATTTTGTAGAAAGAGTTCACTTTTATTATGGTGAAGGAACTTTTCATAAGGTCTAACCTAATGCTATTTTCTATGAAATTTACGCTACAATATTTCTACGGGAGTATTTCCTAATGGATATGACCCTATAATGTTCAAATCAGAGATGGATTTGTTTTCTTCTTAGTTTCTTTATGCACAGAATGTGACGTAATACACGCATGTCGTATCAACATTCTAGCTTTGGTAGAACTTCTATGAGTTGTAGCCTGTTCATCTGGTTATAGTGTGTGCATGTATGCCAAACGACGTAAAACTTCGTACTAGTTGCCATTTTGGGTTTTTACTTAGTTGGAAGATAGAGAATGAATAAAGAGAAAATTATATTTTGTTAGGTAAAGGATGATCTCTTATAAAATAAGAGAAGATTATTTTATCCATTGTATTGTATCATATTCCACCTGTTTATATTTACTTTGCGTTTTAGGATTAGTTAAAGTCACCAAATATTTTGGAAAAAGATCGACATCTACGATATAAATTTTATGATATTAGAGTTGTCACAAAGTATATTTTCCCGTCATATGCTTTTGTTATTATGGATGTTAATATTGTTCCTATATTTTTAGTTAGATTTTACAAAATTTAACAATGACTAGTCCCAagtaaacaaaaacagagagagcatGTCTTTTCTACACCTGGGCATTCCTCGGACCGGGATTGAAAAGCCCAAACCTAAATTCCCTGGTCCAAGCCCGGCCCAACCTTTGGGCTTGAAAATcgggcccgaacccggcccgaataGAGAAAAGCCTAGCTTAGCCCGACAAGCCCGGCCCGAACTAAGCTAAAATCACGTTTTTGCAAGCCCGAGCCTGGCCTGGCCCGACGTTCAGGCTCCAAAATCAGGCCCAAACTCGGCCCGGCATGGGATTTTTGGGCCAGGTTGTTCGGGccaggctgcccatgcccagctgtagttTTTCCTTACCAACAAAATCCCCTACCACAAAAAAATCCCCTAGTATACTAAAATTTAGCTAATTACCATTAATTGCTAGGGATGGCGACCAGATATAATCTGTTGCGGTACCTAGTATTCCCTAGATAATGTTGATAGCTACGGTAGAGGCGAGGGTAATGTTAATAAATTGTCTAAATAATATTACACTTCCAGCTTACTGAGGTAAAGTctttgagccaatatactttctcttCAGGAGTGTTTGCCAAATGCCCTCTTCCGTAAGTAGCTTATACATCCATTTACCAAGAAGAGCCCTATTCTTGACCTGGAGGTCTTGAATGCCAAGTCCTCCATGATCTTTGGACCGACACAGCACATTCTATTTAGCCAGTCGATATTTACGCTTCTCGCAatccccttgccagaagaatcttgatcggaaataatccaactgTTTTAAGACTTCTCTGAgaagttggaagaaagatatcatatagagTACCATATTACTCAGTACtgcatttatgagaactaatctttctCCCAAGGAcagtaatttacctttccaactacttaatcTAATCTGAAGCATTTCCTCAACCAATTTCCACTCAGCattggtaagtctccgataatgaatcggaattccCAAGTACCTAATTGGAAATTGGCATTGGCCACAGCCGAAAAGATCAGTGTATTCTGCAACATGATCTTGGGcctcgccaaaacaaaacaattcacttttatggaaatttattttcagaCCCGACAAAAGCTCAAATGCAGAAAGAATTAACTTTAGGTTCCGAGCCTTGTCTATGTCGTGATCCATAAAAAGTATTGTATCGTCGACATATTGAAGAATGGATAACCCTCCATCAACCAGATGAGGAATAACTCCTTCAATTTGGCCCTCAGACTTAGCACGTTCAATCAAGACAGCAAGCATAtcagccactatattaaatagcactggcgataatggatctccttgtcttagtTCTTTCTTAGTCTGGAAGTATTTGCccacatcatcattgactttaatggcaacacttccaCCCGAGATAAAACTATTGATTAACACACGCCACTCATCAGAGAAGCCTTTCATTCTGAGAGTTTGCTGCAAAAAGgaccacttaaccttatcatatgccttctcaaagtcaatctttaaaatgacgccattcaacttctttctatgcaattcatgaacagtttcatggaggactacaactgatgggattcgtagcatagaaaacaaaaaaattcctaccgcgagaacgcaatccaagccaagatgcaatctagaagatggtagcaacaagggggtgaacgagactaacccttgaagatatccaaagcctacgagattagatctcgttgttgtagaagatgatcacttgccgctttcaaaagcgcgtagaagatcttgacggtgccacaatcgggcagcacctccgtactcggtcacacgttcggtgttgatgaagacgcccttctccccgttccagcgggcagcggaagtagtagatcctccccgGAATCtcggcagcacgatggcgtggtggcggtggtggtggagaactccggcaaggcttcgcctatgcgccgcgggagtattatgtggaggaggagaggctagggtttggggagagggggtggctagggcgccggccatgggcaccctttggtggtgcggccaagagtgggttgccccctccctctcctcctcattatataggtggaaatccccaagagttgtagtccaagtcttcgaataagaccccaacaacaaaatctCCCATAGGtgtgaaacctactcaaggggggagtcctactcaaggtgggactcccacctttccttgaggtggggtggccggccaccttaggtggagcccacctgggactcctccccttagggttggccggcctagctagtggagtccctccgggactccgccttccatagtgatttcttccggacttttctcgaactttctagaaccttccataaatgcaccggatcattttcaaacttataaaatgacttcctatatatgaatcttattctccggaccattccggaactcctcgtgatgtcctggatcccatccgagactccaaacaaaacttcgaactccattccatattccatatctacttaaacgacatcaaaccttaagtgtgtcaccctacggttcgcaaactatgcagacatggttgagacctctctctgaccaataaccaatagcgggatctgtccataatggctcccacatattcaacgatgacttagtgatcgattgaaccattcacatacgatactgatttcctttgtcacgcgatattttacttgtccgaggtttgatcatcggtatctctatatctcgttcaacctcgtctcctgacaagtactctttactcgtaccgtgatatgtcttctcttatgaaccattcatatgcttgcaagctaattagacgacattccaccgagagggcccagagtatatctattcgtcatcgggatggacaaatcccactgttgatccatatgcctcaactcatactttccgaatacctaatcccacctttataaccacccatttacgcagtggcgtttgatgtaatcaaattacccttccggcataagtgatttatatgatctcatggtcgaaggactaggtaactatgtatcgaaagcttatagcaaatgaacttaatgatgtgatcttatgctatacttaattgggtgtgtccattacatcattcatataatgacataaccttgttattaataacatccaatgttcatgatcatgaaactatgatcatctattaatcaacaagctagttatacaagaggcttactagggactccttgttgtttccataacacacatgtatcaatgtttcggttaatacaattatagcatggtatgtaaacattatcataaacacaaagatatataataataactattttattattgcctcttgggcatatctccaacaacaaccCCATCCAGAATATTCCATCCTTGCATGAAAGTTGTTTGAGAAGGTCTAATCACATGATCCGCCACCGAATTTAATCGGGTCGTGGCAaccttagtgaatattttaaaTCTCACGTTAAGAAGACAAATATGAAGGAATTGGTGAATCCTTTCTGCTTCATTAACCTTGGGCAATAAAATAATCTCCCCAAAGCTGAGCCTAAAAAGCTCCAATTGGCCAGCATGTAAAtccgcaaaaagagctagcaggtcaaccttgatgacatcccagaaagattgataaaattcagctgggaaaccatcagggctaggggctttattatgctccattagAAAGATCGCTTTTCTTACTTCCTCCTCAGAGTAAGGCGAAGTGAGAAAGTTATTCTCCGCTTGCGAGACTTGGGGTATATCCTCCGTTCGTGTCTCATCTAGCAAAAAATTGCTTTCCTCAGGAGCACCAAAAAGCCATTTGTAATAACTATTAATAAACGACTTTAGCTGCTCATGACCCTCAATCGTGCCCTCATCTTGAACAAGAGTACGGATAAGTTTCTTCCTCTGCCTGCCATTGGCAACACAATGGAAGTAccttgtattcgaatctccttgcTGAATAAATTGGGCCTTAGACCGTTGGTACCATTTCAGCTCCTCCTCTCGCAGTAGTTTTGCGATTTCCGCATTTGATTGGCTTTTTGCTCAATCTCTTGTGCGGATAACGGTCTAACTTCTGCTTTAGCTTCGAGGTCATCTATAATAGATGAAAGTCGCtgcttttcttttttaagaatgcTAGTTGTATGTCGTGCCCATCCACAAAGGTGTTTGCGTACCGCACGCAATTTGTTATTCCACCTCTGTATCGGAGACATACCTACAACCGGCCTTTCCCATACCTTTTTAACCATGGTTTGAAAGCCTTCTCGATTCAACCAaccgagttcaaatttgaaacggCGTTTAATCGTAGGCCTAGGTAAACCAGTGGATAATaagatgggagcatgatccgAGAACCcaacaatacgttctagtgcgcgTACCGTCGCCATTGGAAATTTCAATTCCCAGTCGGTATCCATTAGTACGCAATCTAGTTTTTCATATGTTGGCTCTGGAAgattgttggcccaagtaaattgCCTGCCAGTCATTGACACCTCCCTCAAGTCCAAGCTGTCAATGACCGCGTTGAACAGGCAAGGCCAATGATTGTCGAAACTTCCCCTACTCTTCTCGCATGGAAATCTCGTTAAATTAAAATCCCCCAATAAGAATTGGATGAGGATTTTCCTTTGCTAGATTCACCAACTCACGAAGAAAGGCGGCCTTATGAGCTTcctgggcagcaccatacacagctacaagactccatatgaaattgtcagctctatttggcaactggctcaatggtgtggatgttaggtttaaacatcttattaggatgggagtgATTGCAATTATTTGGCCgttgtggctatgtagaaatgacaagattttcaataatatttcttcttcttttttgtagGTCATCTACCGATGTACAGCTCTGCTTCATTCATGGATACCGTTGCAGCGTGTGGAGCACCGGGAGCTCTTTACGaaggtgtcttcacggttggaggatacggcaagGGATtattttctcccaacatgggtggcagcgtgacctTCGGCTAGACCCTCCTAGCTAGTCCTAGTTTCTGTTATTTGGACAATGTTTTTTTTTAATCTTTGAACCCTTTTATGGTTTTGTAACAAATTGTGTGCggatgtgtgcatcttagttatgcagtgaccgggtctattgcgcaagtaataaagtgcccattttcgGGAAAAACTTCCTTCCATGCGGTGTGTTAGATGTATTTTTTTTAGTACTATAGCAACAGAGTATGAAGCAACGATTTAGAAGCCCGATTGATTTGCCAGATTCTCAATACACAGGGATGGGAAACCCCATAGGATTAGAGTAGCATGCCTTCTTGAACCGTACATGATTAGAAAAATAAAGGGATTtcttttttgtgaaaaaaataaAGGGATTTCGATCGCGTATGTGTTCGGATGGCAAGAAAAGGCAAAGAAGTTGTAACGTTAGAAAAGTAAAGGAATTTGGATCGAGTATCCGTTTGAAGCGCATGGAAAGCAAAGAAATTCTAACGTTAGGTTGGAGTTGGATAGAAATATTCTTCAAAATAAAGGGCAAAGTATTTCTTTATGGACTAAAATCTTGCACAAATCCTTTAAatctcctttgaatcaaaggagctctaaatgtttttttttcctttttgtaacGAAAAGGACCATCCAGGGGGGAGCAGAGAGCATAAAGCGCAGAAATACACGCGGTTTAGAAGCGACCatggcggccgcgcgcgcgctTCGGAGCACGAGCCTCCATCCCTTCGTTTCCCCGCAACAAAACTGCAGATCCAGCAATACCATATGCCATGCGTGCCCTCCCATATCCAGCTACAACTACAACAGGGGAAGATTTGTATAACCGGGAGATTCTCCTCGAatcgcaaactccacatgcgaatCAAATTCCAGCTCCAAACATACGTTGCTACTCTTCTACTACGTGCGCGTAAGGCGTAACAATATTTGCTCTTTTTCTCTTGCGGTCCATCCAACCCATATGTATGCTGTGCTTTACTCCATGGTGTGACGAGTGACCTATCTTTCTTTCCACCCGGCTATCTGCTGTGCATTTAAGCAGCAACGACCCCTTCTTCCCCATCGCCTCCCTCCCTGCCTTTCACTCACCACTCACCACTAGCTTCCGTACTGCACCCCGCTCTCGCATCCCATGCTCTCCCACGTCGACATGGCACCGGCCGGCGGCTTCAAGCTCTTCGGCAAGGTCATCACGCAGTGCGCCGACGCCACGCAGCCCGCGCCCGTCGCGCAGCACGCCGCCGAGCCCGCCAGCCGCCCACACGGCGACCGGACGGCGGCGATCAAGCGGGAGGACACGGACGCGGACGCGGACGAGAAGCAGCAGCATCAGGAGTCCGCGGAGGCTCCGCGGCGGACGCAGCTGCAGGAGTCGGCGGAGGCGCGCGCGGCCGCGGCGCCGCTGCCGTGCCCGCGCTGCCGGAGCCGGGAGACCAAGTTCTGCTACTTCAACAACTACAACGTCAACCAGCCGCGCCACTTCTGCAAGGCCTGCCACCGCTACTGGACCGCCGGCGGCGCGCTCCGCAACGTGCCAGTCGGCGCGGGGCGACGCAAGAACCGCCCGCTCGGGCccatcgccaccgtcgccgccaccggacaccaccaccacctcctgcaccaccaccgcgcggccgccggcgcctTCGTCCTCGGCTTCCCTGGTAGCAGCCCGTCCTCCTCCCCAACCTCCCCGTCGCCGATGTTCGCTGCCGACCGGTGGCAGGTCGACCGGCGGTTCTGATCCTGATCCGGCCCGGTCCGCCCGGCCATTGACTCGCCTCCCGCCGAACCGGCCGGAAGACGAGGTTGCCTGGTTTGACTCGTGAGGCTTACGCAACACTGGGAAAAGCAGGAGGAGAAGAATTCGAATTCTTTTTCTTCTCGTCTGCTCTTTTGCTAGCTTCACACTCCTTATTAATTCCTAGCACTTCCTCCCTAGTTTGTTTTTTAGCTTCCTTTCCGCTACTTCCATTGTTTGTAAGTGTGATGTAAAATGGAACTGATCAGGTTGCGGCGGTAGCAAGTTGCGAGCTCTATGGAGAATTCTTGCGTCGTCTCACTGCGTGCGCGCGTATGTATGTATGTCCATGCGGGACGCTGCTTCCATCATGGCTCCGATGACTGAATGTGATGCGCGATCCCATGCTTGTCCGCATTCAGATCTTGGAACCCAGTGCTCTTCATCACCTTTCTTTCTACTCAGTTGGTGAAAGTGATTGGTGGTCTTGTGTTGCTCCTAATTATATTATTTGTTCTTACCGTACCTCCCAAAGATTACTACTCTCTCCAGTCCATTGAGGCGTAGAGCTGTACTAAGTTCTCAAATAGATGACTCGGCTTTATTTAGATATGGATATATTAATATTTACATACTAAAATACGTTGATCGATCTAGATATATCCATACCTACGCAAAGTAGGTCACTTATTTCCGAACGACGGGAGAAATATGGGTTTTGCTAGTTACATCCTTAACCGTTTGATGGTTATTTAAATATTCGTACTGATGTGTTCCACAACAAATCTTATCTATTTCTCATCCCCTCTAACCTCACGTTCTTCCACCTCGTTCCCAACCTAACCAGAACAGAGAGATGATAGAGGAGTTGGAGGAGAGCCACCGAGCCAGAGCCGATGACGACGCGGTAAAGACGGTGATGCTGAGGAAGAAACTTAGGGTTAGGGGTGCAAGTGTGGGTTTTGCCGACATCGGAGAAGAATAGGGGCGGGGCTTAGAGGATGGCCGAGGCGTCGGTGGACCGGCGGAAGAGGAGCTTCGGCAGGACGGAGGCGATGAGACGTCGGGCAACACTTCGACCACGGGTGGGAAGGTTGGTGGTTGGGCTGGCGATTATAGCATGCAGGAGAAGTAGAAGATAATGTTGTCGGTTGCTAGAATTGACCTAGTTGCCAGTCTACTTCTACTTAGGACATGTACAATAGGAAAATAACATCAAGATAATACTGGAAAATAATCCATTGTACATTTTATTTTGTCGTTATATTTAAATTACGTGGCGACGTTAAGATAAGACGACCTTATCAACCATTGCAGATGATCTTAGAGTGATCCGAGTTAtatagaatggagggagtatcattACATTTTACTTCTAGTACCTTCACATTTTCGCCGCACGCACGGATAATCGCCATATTGTGCTGCCTGGTATTTAACGGAAGAGGGTACTCCACAGAGGTTTAAAGGAAGGATAAGGAAGGAAAGAGGCAGATAAGAGGCTGTTGCTTGCGCGTGCTACTACAATGTGTGGCAGTTTAATTTCTCGATCCAAGTACGGTACTTGCCAAGCTTATTCAATCGCCATGCCCTCGATCGGCCCGGCGCGCCGTAGCAGCATGATTGATTATCCCGCGGGACGACAGACAAAAGTGGTACTTCCCACATTTACATTTCTGCAAGCTGGGCAAGGGCACTTTTCACCGCTATCCTTTTGGGAAGTTTCGTCATGGATCACTCACAAAGAGGTCGAGGTGGACAGGCACCTGACTGGGGACTTATTACTAGTGGCCATGAATGCGGTGGGGAAAAAGATAATGGAAGCTTTTGCTAAAAGGACCGGGAGATAATTATTCCAACCGTCGGCTTGTCAGggtcaaggagggagagaggggctgcctTTGAACAGCCAGCCCCTAGCTTTAATTGCTCGCAAAGTTACTTTTGTAGGTCGTCATGGTTGGGAGTTGGGACTGCGGCGCCGGGGCCTTTTCGCTGCTGCTGCAGCAGCTAGGTAGGCGTCCCCCACAGAGACAGACCTGCTGACGTAGGCCGTAGTATTATTATGGATACTAGCTGCTAACCTAATTTGCCTGATCGAGGGACCTCTGGGCTTTCAGCTTCGTTCATAGGAGCGGCTAATCATCAATGGATTTCGAGCGGAACATCACTCATgctgtccccctcctcctccggccgataCAAATCGCGACGCCACAACCGCCCAACACTAATCACCGACGAATGCGACGGAAGGTGAGAACACCGGCGAGCTGCGACGCCCAGATTGCTTCACGCACAAAAACCTAACGTGAATTCGGTTACATATGGTGTTTTGGTTGTGCACGCCATAGCCCATGAAAGGTTACAGCTTTTGTTACTCATCAATCGAGGGGAAAGAGACGCCAAGCTATCTACAGCAaagggcgatttgcacaaaaataacccaaaagtgaaagaaaagcacagactgaccctccggcgaaattatttcacccatctaacccttttgtgtggcgcccctttcataggcgccacacatggcagtgtggcgcccgtgcctgcggcgccactctcccagccgacgtggcgcccttgacgctgagctggtgcgtcgatccgacgtggcagcatgtgtggcgcccatgggagggacGCCACACTACTCTCTATATATAATGTCTGTCTATATATAACAGAGGACTGTGGTAGCTCAATTGGATGAAGCCTTTGCTTCCCAATCCCAAGTCATGAGTTTGAATCTCCGCACCAcccgaatttatttttatttttaaaaattatgctagaTATTGTAGTATGTTTACAACACTAGTAAGTATGCACGTGCTTTTTTGTCTAAATGCAAATTGGTCTCATTAGTTGAATCGTCCATATAAAAATAGTGTGTTCTGTATTCGAGTCACCACACGACTCTCTCCTCTCTTATTCTTCCTCCTTACATCAGTAATGCAGGTAGTGACTCTAGGCGGAACATCGGGTGCTGACTCTACAGCCAAAAGCCTAAGCCCAAAAGTGTTGGACGATCCATGAATTAtattcaacaacaataatataACAAATCAGGAATATTGGTTACACGCTCTtattcatcaccatcaccatgatATACAAAAACAAATCTAAATACTGCTTATCCATTTTATTCCCCGCAACAAAATATATTCTACATCCTTTGCATGTATTCTAACTTTCTAAGCACTGGTGTAATGTACATGATGATATAATGAATAATAAGATCGACAGATGTTCCTATTATATATACTGGAACGAAATTCTTCAGCTAAAAAGTTAGCATATATGTAACTGAATTTCTCAGCAATAAACAATTGACCGACTGCAGTAGTTGTACTAACCAAAGGAATACCCCTAAGGATGAGTCCCAAATCACCAGATATATGTTCAGATGTATACTGACACAAAAATACCATATGTAAGAATGTATCATGTAGAAAGTGCCAAGTAGTCTCTTAGAAATTCAGATCACA contains:
- the LOC124661445 gene encoding dof zinc finger protein 5-like, which gives rise to MLSHVDMAPAGGFKLFGKVITQCADATQPAPVAQHAAEPASRPHGDRTAAIKREDTDADADEKQQHQESAEAPRRTQLQESAEARAAAAPLPCPRCRSRETKFCYFNNYNVNQPRHFCKACHRYWTAGGALRNVPVGAGRRKNRPLGPIATVAATGHHHHLLHHHRAAAGAFVLGFPGSSPSSSPTSPSPMFAADRWQVDRRF